Proteins encoded together in one Deinococcus irradiatisoli window:
- a CDS encoding aldo/keto reductase, with protein sequence MTNTTSLHQRPLGRTGLHVSEVGYGAWGIGGNGWIGADDSESTRALRRYIELGGNFIDTALGYGNGHSEQLVGEVARQHPGTLVATKIPPKNGKWPAQPGSHADDAFPAEHVISSTETSLRNLGMDSVDVQQFHVWNDSWLGEGSWREGVEQLKKDGQVKHFGISINDHQPENAIKAIEDGWVETVQVIYNVFDQSPADRLLDVCREQGVGVIVRVALDEGGLTGTITPDTAFPEGDFRNRYFGGERKNELQTHLRAIEQALGISTAELPEKALRFVLSHPAVSTVIVGMRSVKNVERNVKLADGQGLPQDQVEKLRAQRWDRNWYSA encoded by the coding sequence ATGACCAACACCACGAGTCTGCATCAGCGTCCATTGGGACGCACCGGCCTGCACGTCAGCGAGGTCGGCTACGGCGCCTGGGGCATCGGCGGCAACGGCTGGATCGGCGCCGACGACAGCGAAAGCACCCGCGCCCTGCGGCGGTACATCGAGCTGGGCGGCAACTTCATCGACACCGCGCTCGGGTACGGTAACGGCCACTCCGAGCAACTGGTCGGGGAAGTGGCCCGCCAGCATCCCGGCACCCTGGTCGCCACCAAGATTCCGCCCAAGAACGGCAAGTGGCCTGCCCAGCCCGGCAGTCACGCCGACGACGCCTTTCCCGCCGAGCACGTCATCTCCAGCACCGAGACGAGCCTCAGAAACCTTGGCATGGACAGCGTGGACGTTCAGCAGTTCCACGTCTGGAACGATTCCTGGCTCGGCGAGGGCAGCTGGCGCGAGGGCGTGGAGCAGCTCAAGAAAGACGGGCAGGTCAAGCACTTCGGCATCTCGATCAACGACCACCAGCCCGAAAACGCCATCAAGGCTATCGAGGACGGCTGGGTGGAAACGGTGCAGGTGATTTACAACGTCTTCGACCAAAGTCCCGCCGACCGGCTGCTGGACGTGTGCCGTGAGCAAGGCGTGGGCGTGATCGTGCGGGTGGCGCTCGACGAGGGCGGCCTCACCGGCACCATCACCCCGGACACGGCCTTTCCTGAGGGCGATTTCCGGAATCGCTACTTTGGCGGGGAGCGCAAGAACGAGTTGCAGACGCACCTGCGCGCCATCGAGCAGGCGCTGGGCATCAGCACCGCCGAGTTGCCGGAAAAAGCTCTGCGCTTCGTGCTGAGCCACCCGGCGGTGAGCACCGTCATCGTGGGCATGCGCTCGGTGAAGAATGTGGAGCGCAACGTCAAGCTGGCCGACGGCCAGGGTTTACCGCAGGATCAGGTCGAGAAGCTGCGCGCCCAGCGCTGGGACCGCAACTGGTACAGCGCCTGA
- a CDS encoding homoaconitate hydratase family protein → MTHDPTPPRPQTMAERILSRRGGATFYAGDLAVVEVDQVMVVDSIAQSFIERMQRDLAAVPKYPERVSIVIDHVAPASTVSVAQAQKEAREYAAQTGVRLFDVGRGICHQVLMEEGLAQPGWIVLGSDSHSTTYGAVAAFGSGMGATDIALAAASGKTWLRVPESVKVTLSGELQPGVGAKDVALEMIRLLGADGATYQSVEIHAGDRFTRGERMTLANLCVEAGAKAGLVVPDGEILTMYDVPEWVYPQEGATYVREVEIDLTNLRPRMSAPSEVDNVHDVADLRGLKVDQVFIGTCTNGRLEDLHAAAEVLRGQKVDPTTRLLVIPASSEVMEQAMADGTLLTLIQAGAVLGTPGCGPCMGRHQGVLAPGEVCVSTSNRNFIGRMGDKDARIYLASPAVAAATAVAGRIALPEDMAARL, encoded by the coding sequence ATGACCCACGACCCCACGCCCCCCAGGCCCCAGACCATGGCCGAGCGCATTCTCTCGCGGCGCGGCGGCGCCACCTTCTATGCCGGCGACCTCGCCGTGGTGGAAGTCGATCAGGTGATGGTGGTGGACTCGATTGCCCAGAGCTTCATCGAGCGCATGCAGCGCGACCTCGCCGCCGTGCCCAAGTACCCGGAGCGCGTCAGCATCGTCATCGACCACGTGGCCCCGGCCAGCACCGTTAGCGTGGCGCAGGCACAGAAGGAGGCCCGCGAGTACGCCGCCCAGACCGGCGTGCGCCTCTTCGATGTTGGGCGCGGCATCTGCCACCAGGTACTGATGGAAGAAGGCCTGGCCCAGCCCGGCTGGATCGTGCTGGGCTCTGACAGCCACTCGACCACCTACGGCGCGGTGGCGGCCTTCGGCAGCGGCATGGGTGCCACCGACATCGCCCTGGCCGCCGCCAGCGGCAAGACCTGGCTGCGGGTGCCGGAAAGCGTCAAGGTCACGCTCAGCGGCGAGTTGCAGCCGGGCGTGGGCGCCAAGGACGTGGCGCTGGAAATGATCCGGCTGCTCGGCGCCGACGGGGCCACCTACCAGAGCGTCGAGATCCACGCCGGGGACCGCTTCACGCGCGGCGAGCGCATGACGCTGGCGAACCTGTGCGTCGAGGCGGGGGCCAAGGCCGGGCTGGTGGTGCCGGACGGCGAGATTCTGACGATGTATGACGTGCCGGAGTGGGTCTACCCGCAGGAAGGCGCCACCTACGTGCGCGAGGTCGAGATCGACCTGACGAACCTGCGCCCGCGCATGAGCGCGCCGAGCGAGGTGGACAACGTTCACGACGTGGCCGACCTGCGCGGCCTGAAGGTCGATCAGGTGTTCATCGGCACCTGCACCAACGGGCGCCTCGAAGACCTGCACGCCGCCGCCGAGGTGCTCAGGGGCCAGAAAGTGGACCCGACCACCCGCCTGCTGGTCATTCCCGCCAGCAGCGAGGTGATGGAGCAGGCGATGGCCGACGGCACCCTGCTGACCCTGATTCAGGCCGGCGCGGTGCTGGGCACACCCGGCTGCGGGCCGTGCATGGGCCGCCACCAGGGAGTGCTGGCGCCAGGCGAGGTGTGCGTGAGCACTTCAAACCGTAACTTCATTGGCCGGATGGGCGACAAGGACGCCCGC
- the sucC gene encoding ADP-forming succinate--CoA ligase subunit beta, translating to MKLHEYQGKELLRQFGVNVQDGKVAYTPDEVRNIAREYGQPVVVKAQVHVGGRGKAGGVKFSPTIDKAYENAEKILGMDIKGLTVNKVLVTKAVDIDAGVEYYVGMIVDRNVQSFTLMASAEGGVEIEEVAAATPEKIIRHRVDPVTGLRPFEAREVAIKAGFKGNLNKIADMMVKMSKAALERDAVLVEINPLFIDADGTPLALDTKFEIDDNAMYRHKDLADWRELEAEHPLEIEASKYGFAYVKLDEGNVGVLGNGAGIVMTSLDVVNRAGAKPANFLDIGGGAKAEIVYNAVKLVSKDSDVKAIFINIFGGITRADEVAKGVIQALQEGILTKPVRMRIAGTAEAEAKALLAEVNSPLIQMYPDMFQAAEAAAQDANNAGESK from the coding sequence GTGAAACTTCACGAATATCAGGGCAAGGAACTCTTGCGCCAATTCGGCGTGAACGTGCAGGACGGTAAGGTCGCCTACACCCCCGACGAGGTGCGCAACATCGCCCGCGAGTATGGGCAGCCGGTGGTCGTTAAGGCGCAGGTGCATGTCGGCGGGCGCGGCAAGGCCGGCGGCGTGAAGTTCAGCCCCACCATCGACAAGGCCTACGAAAACGCCGAGAAGATTCTGGGCATGGACATCAAGGGCCTGACCGTCAACAAGGTGCTGGTCACCAAGGCCGTGGACATCGACGCGGGCGTGGAGTACTACGTCGGCATGATCGTGGACCGCAACGTGCAGAGCTTTACCCTGATGGCCTCGGCCGAGGGCGGCGTGGAGATTGAGGAAGTCGCCGCCGCCACCCCCGAGAAGATCATCCGCCACCGGGTCGATCCGGTGACGGGCCTGCGCCCGTTCGAGGCGCGCGAAGTGGCGATCAAGGCCGGCTTCAAGGGCAACCTCAACAAGATCGCCGACATGATGGTCAAGATGAGCAAGGCGGCCCTGGAGCGCGACGCGGTGCTGGTGGAGATCAACCCGCTGTTTATCGACGCCGACGGCACCCCGCTGGCGCTGGACACCAAGTTCGAGATCGACGACAACGCCATGTACCGCCACAAGGACCTGGCCGACTGGCGCGAACTCGAAGCCGAGCACCCGCTGGAGATCGAAGCCAGCAAGTACGGCTTTGCCTACGTCAAGCTCGACGAAGGCAATGTGGGCGTGCTGGGCAACGGCGCCGGCATCGTGATGACCTCGCTGGACGTGGTCAACCGCGCCGGGGCCAAGCCGGCCAACTTCCTCGACATCGGCGGCGGCGCCAAAGCCGAGATCGTCTATAACGCCGTCAAGCTGGTCAGCAAGGACAGCGACGTCAAGGCGATTTTCATCAACATCTTCGGCGGCATCACCCGCGCCGACGAGGTCGCCAAGGGCGTGATTCAGGCGCTGCAGGAAGGCATCCTGACCAAGCCGGTGCGTATGCGCATCGCCGGCACCGCCGAGGCCGAGGCCAAGGCCCTGCTCGCCGAGGTCAACAGCCCCCTGATTCAGATGTACCCCGACATGTTCCAGGCGGCCGAAGCGGCGGCCCAGGACGCCAACAACGCTGGAGAAAGCAAATGA
- the lysS gene encoding homocitrate synthase — MTASDTPQTGADTATAPPIPARSWAIIDSTLREGEQFARGNFKTGDKIEVARALDAFGAEYIELTTPMVSLQTAEDIRKLAGLNLNAKLLTHVRCAMDDVQRAVDLGVDGLDLLFGTSSFLREFSHGKNIGQIIESAQKVIGWLKANHPNLELRFSAEDTFRSEEADLMAVYKAVSDLGVHRVGLADTVGVATPRQVYTLVREVRKVIHAECGIEFHGHNDTGCAVSNAYEAIEAGATHIDTTILGIGERNGITPLGGFLARMFTFDPRGLIDKYQLDLLPELDNMIARMVGLPIPWNNYLTGEFAYNHKAGMHLKAIYLNPGAYEAIPPEVFGVGRRIQAASKVTGKHAIAYKAREMGLHYGEEALRRVTDHIKALAEHDELDDAHLETLLREWVSA, encoded by the coding sequence ATGACCGCCAGCGACACTCCCCAGACCGGCGCCGACACGGCCACCGCGCCGCCGATTCCCGCCCGCTCCTGGGCCATCATCGATTCGACCCTGCGCGAGGGCGAGCAGTTCGCCCGTGGCAATTTCAAGACCGGTGACAAAATCGAGGTCGCCCGGGCGCTCGACGCCTTCGGGGCCGAGTACATCGAGCTGACCACCCCGATGGTGAGCTTACAGACCGCCGAAGACATCCGCAAACTGGCGGGCCTCAACCTCAACGCCAAGCTGCTGACCCATGTCCGGTGCGCCATGGACGACGTGCAGCGGGCGGTGGACCTGGGCGTGGACGGGCTGGACCTGCTGTTCGGCACCAGCAGTTTTCTGCGCGAGTTCTCGCACGGCAAGAACATCGGCCAGATCATCGAGTCGGCGCAGAAGGTGATCGGCTGGCTCAAGGCCAACCACCCGAACCTGGAACTGCGCTTTTCCGCCGAGGACACCTTCCGCAGCGAGGAAGCCGATCTGATGGCGGTGTACAAGGCCGTGAGCGATCTGGGCGTGCACCGGGTCGGGCTGGCCGATACGGTGGGGGTCGCCACGCCGAGGCAGGTCTACACCCTGGTGCGCGAGGTCCGCAAGGTGATTCACGCCGAATGCGGCATCGAGTTTCACGGCCACAACGACACCGGCTGCGCGGTGAGCAACGCCTACGAGGCCATCGAGGCCGGGGCCACCCACATCGACACCACTATCCTGGGCATCGGGGAGCGCAACGGCATCACGCCGCTGGGCGGTTTCCTGGCGCGCATGTTCACCTTCGATCCGCGCGGCCTGATCGACAAGTACCAGCTCGATCTGCTGCCGGAACTCGACAACATGATCGCCCGGATGGTCGGGCTGCCGATTCCCTGGAACAACTACCTCACCGGCGAGTTCGCCTACAACCACAAGGCCGGCATGCACCTCAAGGCGATTTATCTCAACCCCGGCGCCTACGAAGCGATTCCGCCGGAAGTGTTCGGGGTGGGGCGGCGCATTCAGGCGGCCAGCAAGGTGACCGGCAAGCACGCCATCGCCTACAAGGCCCGCGAGATGGGCCTGCACTACGGCGAGGAAGCCTTGCGGCGCGTCACCGACCACATCAAGGCGCTGGCCGAGCACGACGAACTCGACGACGCCCACCTGGAAACGCTGCTGCGCGAATGGGTGAGCGCCTAG
- a CDS encoding benzoate/H(+) symporter BenE family transporter, with product MTLSRSALNQLPLSAVSAGVVAVLISFSSNIPLFVQMFAAVHFSPSQSVSSLTAMYCTLGVLGGALCWVYKAPIILGWNTAALALLIVEGGRFTPGEVVGALIVSAAVLLLIGLSGAFDTVARHIPPALASALLAGVLLPFVLRGFAAASQAPALTLPLLGAYLLGRALFPRWAVPAALLAGLGAALMGGQLHLSAPHPLGHLDFIRPALSPGALLTLALPNVVLALASQNLPGLAILHSSGYGRVPAKPLVTLTGLAGLLAAPFGSITLNLGAITAAICTGPDAHPNPQKRYVAGLSCAAGYLALSLGAGALLGLAGAFPAALMQALAGVALLGAVLGGLEGVLRDPHWREPALVTLVITASGFTLLGLSGAVWGLGLGWGVAWLRAAAARRNDRA from the coding sequence ATGACCCTCTCCAGATCGGCACTGAACCAGCTGCCGCTCAGCGCGGTGTCGGCCGGTGTCGTCGCGGTGCTGATCAGCTTTTCCAGCAACATTCCGCTGTTCGTGCAGATGTTCGCCGCCGTGCACTTTTCACCATCGCAGTCGGTCAGCAGCCTTACGGCCATGTACTGCACGCTGGGGGTGCTGGGCGGCGCGCTGTGCTGGGTGTACAAAGCGCCGATCATCCTGGGCTGGAACACGGCGGCGCTGGCCCTCCTGATCGTGGAGGGCGGCCGCTTCACGCCCGGCGAGGTGGTGGGCGCGCTGATTGTCAGCGCCGCCGTGTTGCTGCTGATCGGTCTGAGCGGCGCCTTCGACACGGTGGCGCGCCATATTCCCCCGGCGCTGGCCTCGGCCTTGCTGGCGGGCGTGCTGCTGCCGTTTGTGCTGCGCGGCTTCGCGGCGGCGTCGCAGGCGCCCGCGCTGACCCTGCCGCTGCTGGGCGCCTACCTGCTGGGCCGGGCACTCTTTCCGCGCTGGGCGGTGCCGGCCGCGCTGCTGGCGGGTCTGGGCGCCGCCCTGATGGGCGGGCAGCTTCACCTGTCGGCGCCGCATCCGCTGGGCCACCTGGACTTCATCCGCCCGGCGCTGAGCCCCGGCGCGCTGCTGACCCTGGCGCTGCCCAATGTCGTGCTGGCGCTGGCCTCACAGAACCTGCCGGGCCTGGCCATCCTGCACTCCAGCGGCTACGGCCGGGTGCCGGCAAAGCCGCTGGTCACGCTGACCGGATTGGCGGGCCTGCTCGCCGCGCCCTTCGGCAGCATCACGCTGAACCTCGGCGCGATCACCGCCGCCATCTGCACCGGCCCCGACGCGCACCCGAATCCGCAGAAGCGCTACGTCGCCGGCCTAAGCTGCGCCGCCGGTTATCTGGCGCTCAGCCTCGGCGCCGGAGCGCTGCTGGGGCTGGCCGGCGCCTTCCCCGCGGCGCTGATGCAGGCGCTGGCCGGGGTGGCCCTGCTCGGCGCGGTGCTCGGCGGCCTGGAAGGGGTGCTCCGCGATCCCCACTGGCGCGAACCGGCGCTCGTCACGCTGGTGATCACCGCGTCCGGCTTCACGCTGCTGGGCCTCAGCGGGGCGGTGTGGGGATTGGGGCTGGGCTGGGGCGTGGCGTGGCTGCGCGCAGCCGCCGCGCGGCGAAACGATCGGGCCTGA
- a CDS encoding benzoate/H(+) symporter BenE family transporter, with the protein MTELVLSAPTFGELRRDLSFSAVLAGFIAVLVGASSSIGLVIAAAQAAHLTPAETSSWILSVYLSIAVSGALLSWRYRAPVLTAWSTPGLALIATQAGHLRLPELIGAYLISAALITALGLSGAFERVTSRIPPALAAALLAGVLIPFVLGAFKALPTSPLLVGAMLGAYLLGRAFFPRYAVPLSLAAGVLVALLTGQIGAVQGAGTFGTLVFTPPAFTLSGLLALALPMTLLTLASQNLPGVAVLRTCGYGAVPTTPLIWVTGLASLLSAPFGAHTTNLAAITAAIGAGEESHPDPARRYVAGLSSAFFYLLLGIFAGWVAGAVGAVPPAFIAALAGLALLGTATGSLTSALSGEQWREAAAVTVFVTASGLSWWGLGSALWGILLGGALGWVLRRRA; encoded by the coding sequence GTGACAGAGCTGGTGCTCAGCGCGCCCACCTTCGGAGAACTGCGGCGCGATCTGTCGTTCTCGGCGGTGCTGGCGGGCTTCATCGCCGTGCTGGTGGGAGCGTCGAGCAGCATCGGGCTGGTGATTGCGGCGGCGCAGGCGGCCCACCTCACCCCCGCCGAGACGAGTTCCTGGATTCTGAGCGTATACCTGAGCATCGCCGTGAGCGGCGCGCTGCTGAGCTGGCGCTACCGGGCGCCGGTGCTGACCGCCTGGAGCACGCCGGGACTGGCCCTGATCGCCACCCAGGCCGGCCACCTGCGCCTACCGGAACTCATCGGCGCTTACCTGATCAGCGCGGCCCTGATCACGGCGCTGGGCCTGAGCGGGGCCTTCGAGCGCGTCACCTCGCGCATTCCACCGGCGCTGGCGGCCGCGCTGCTGGCCGGGGTGCTGATTCCGTTCGTGCTAGGCGCCTTCAAGGCGCTGCCGACTTCGCCGCTGCTGGTCGGCGCGATGCTGGGCGCCTACCTGCTGGGCCGGGCCTTCTTCCCTCGCTACGCGGTGCCGCTCTCCCTGGCGGCGGGTGTGCTCGTCGCGCTGCTGACCGGTCAGATCGGCGCGGTGCAGGGCGCGGGCACCTTCGGCACGCTGGTGTTCACGCCGCCCGCTTTTACCCTGAGCGGGCTGCTGGCACTGGCCCTGCCGATGACCCTGCTGACGCTGGCCTCGCAGAACCTGCCGGGCGTGGCGGTACTGCGCACCTGCGGCTACGGAGCGGTGCCCACCACCCCGCTGATCTGGGTGACGGGTCTGGCCTCGCTGCTCTCGGCACCGTTCGGCGCGCACACCACCAACCTGGCGGCGATCACGGCGGCCATCGGCGCGGGCGAGGAAAGCCACCCCGATCCGGCCCGTCGGTACGTGGCGGGCCTGTCGAGCGCCTTCTTCTACCTTCTGCTGGGCATCTTCGCCGGCTGGGTGGCGGGCGCGGTCGGCGCGGTGCCGCCGGCCTTCATCGCGGCGCTGGCGGGGCTGGCCCTGCTGGGCACCGCCACCGGCAGCCTCACCTCGGCGCTCAGCGGCGAGCAGTGGCGCGAGGCCGCCGCCGTGACGGTTTTCGTGACGGCCTCGGGGCTGAGCTGGTGGGGGCTGGGCAGCGCGCTGTGGGGCATATTGCTCGGCGGCGCGCTCGGCTGGGTGCTGAGGCGCCGGGCATGA
- the sucD gene encoding succinate--CoA ligase subunit alpha: protein MSILVNKDTHVIVVGMTGREGANHTKAMREFGTKVVAGVTPGKGGQTHEGLPVYNSVEEAQANHQVDASIIFVPPAGAADAVLESAHAGVPLVILITEGVPTVDMMRAVQEVNRLNEESLAKGGKGVRLIGGNCPGLISSGECKIGIMPNSIYAEKGRIGLISRSGTLTYEAGKLLQNAGLGTSTTVGIGGDPVIGTTFADVLPLFEADPETDAVVVIGEIGGADEEAAAEYIKNNMKKPVVAFISGRSAPAGKRMGHAGAIIMGNVGTPESKLAAFKDANVPVADTMPQIIELVKQVLNK from the coding sequence ATGAGCATCCTCGTCAACAAAGACACCCACGTGATCGTCGTGGGCATGACCGGGCGCGAAGGCGCCAACCACACCAAGGCCATGCGCGAATTCGGCACCAAAGTGGTGGCCGGCGTGACCCCCGGCAAGGGCGGCCAGACGCACGAGGGTCTGCCGGTGTACAACAGCGTGGAAGAAGCCCAGGCCAACCACCAGGTGGACGCCAGCATCATCTTCGTGCCGCCGGCCGGCGCCGCCGACGCGGTGCTGGAGTCGGCCCACGCCGGGGTGCCGCTGGTCATTCTGATCACCGAGGGCGTGCCCACCGTGGACATGATGCGCGCGGTGCAGGAAGTCAACCGCCTCAACGAGGAAAGCCTCGCCAAGGGCGGCAAGGGCGTGCGCCTGATCGGTGGCAACTGCCCCGGTCTGATCAGCAGCGGCGAGTGCAAGATCGGCATCATGCCCAACAGCATCTACGCCGAGAAGGGCCGCATCGGGCTGATCTCGCGCTCCGGCACCCTGACCTACGAAGCCGGCAAGTTGCTGCAAAACGCCGGGCTGGGCACCTCCACCACCGTCGGCATCGGCGGCGACCCGGTGATCGGCACGACGTTCGCCGACGTGCTGCCCCTCTTCGAGGCCGACCCCGAAACCGACGCCGTGGTGGTCATCGGTGAAATCGGCGGGGCCGACGAGGAAGCGGCGGCCGAGTACATTAAGAACAACATGAAAAAGCCGGTGGTGGCGTTCATCAGCGGGCGCAGCGCCCCGGCCGGCAAGCGGATGGGCCACGCCGGCGCCATCATCATGGGCAACGTGGGCACCCCGGAGAGCAAGCTGGCGGCCTTCAAGGACGCGAACGTGCCGGTGGCCGACACCATGCCGCAGATCATCGAGCTGGTCAAGCAGGTTCTGAACAAGTAA
- a CDS encoding PhzF family phenazine biosynthesis protein, which produces MTSSSLLYRVYAAPRTEGGKSVAVFGAAQGDLQAQAAQAGAPLSVFIEELGDQGAHLRVFTPEREKGDSDSAAVAALSHLYRQQQIPDVFSVWMNGQNFPAQLCGGEWLLRQGDVSVAQAPDADFGPLNLSPVSVQIASSGRPNLVLGVATLEELDRWPPDFEAVRQLGHATGTTGLIVFCLDAPRADVAFRAFGPLRGFDEDAASSNMFACLVGALSVRGALPDNEPLVRGLQRMPQRPARLSAQYLPQPGGASDVWVGGSARRVDE; this is translated from the coding sequence ATGACTTCTTCTTCCCTGCTTTACCGCGTCTACGCCGCGCCGCGCACCGAAGGCGGCAAATCTGTGGCCGTGTTCGGGGCCGCCCAGGGCGATCTGCAGGCCCAAGCCGCCCAGGCCGGCGCGCCGCTCTCGGTGTTCATCGAGGAGCTCGGCGATCAGGGCGCCCACCTGCGTGTCTTTACCCCCGAGCGCGAGAAGGGCGACTCCGACAGCGCGGCTGTCGCGGCCCTCAGTCACCTGTACCGGCAGCAGCAGATTCCCGATGTTTTCAGCGTCTGGATGAACGGCCAGAACTTCCCGGCCCAGCTCTGCGGCGGCGAGTGGCTGCTCCGGCAAGGCGACGTGAGCGTGGCCCAGGCCCCGGACGCCGACTTCGGCCCGCTGAACCTGTCGCCCGTCAGCGTCCAGATCGCGTCCAGCGGGCGGCCCAATCTGGTGCTCGGTGTGGCCACGCTGGAAGAGCTGGACCGCTGGCCGCCCGACTTCGAAGCTGTTCGTCAGCTGGGACACGCCACCGGTACGACCGGGCTGATCGTCTTCTGTCTGGACGCGCCGCGCGCCGACGTGGCGTTCCGGGCCTTCGGGCCGCTGCGGGGCTTCGACGAGGACGCCGCCAGCAGCAACATGTTCGCCTGCCTGGTGGGCGCGCTGAGCGTGCGGGGAGCGCTCCCCGACAACGAGCCGCTGGTGCGCGGTCTGCAACGGATGCCGCAGCGGCCTGCCAGACTCAGCGCCCAGTACCTGCCGCAGCCGGGCGGGGCCAGCGACGTGTGGGTGGGCGGCTCGGCCCGGCGGGTGGACGAGTGA
- a CDS encoding ParA family protein, whose amino-acid sequence MPQVIAVTSEKGGVGKSTLSVHLTGAFQERGLSAVLVDEDGRVGSAVRWARRGPGLPFPVLEPEDVKPKKLREADVVIIDTEGRPKRKELRLLGERADLILVPSGVSMLELEATAELMNFFHEDPQTRRRTRVVVNRVPPIGKAGEAAREDLRESGVTVCNTLVRSYAAYVRAAELGVLCRDVPTRDQGAERAAQAWADIVTLSRELL is encoded by the coding sequence ATGCCGCAGGTGATCGCCGTGACCTCCGAGAAGGGCGGCGTCGGTAAGAGCACCCTCAGCGTTCACCTGACCGGCGCCTTTCAGGAACGCGGCCTGAGCGCCGTGCTGGTCGACGAGGACGGGCGGGTCGGCAGCGCCGTACGCTGGGCGCGGCGCGGACCGGGCCTGCCGTTTCCGGTGCTCGAGCCCGAGGACGTCAAACCCAAGAAGCTCAGGGAAGCCGACGTGGTGATCATCGACACCGAGGGCCGGCCCAAACGCAAGGAACTGCGCCTCCTGGGCGAGCGGGCCGATTTGATCCTGGTGCCGAGCGGCGTCTCGATGCTGGAACTCGAAGCCACCGCCGAACTGATGAACTTCTTTCACGAAGACCCGCAGACCCGCCGCCGCACCCGCGTGGTCGTCAACCGGGTGCCGCCGATCGGCAAGGCCGGCGAAGCGGCCCGCGAGGACCTGCGCGAGAGCGGCGTGACCGTGTGCAACACCCTGGTGCGCTCGTACGCCGCCTACGTGCGGGCCGCCGAACTCGGCGTGCTGTGCCGCGACGTGCCGACGCGCGACCAGGGCGCCGAGCGCGCTGCCCAGGCCTGGGCCGACATCGTCACGCTGTCGCGGGAACTGCTGTGA
- a CDS encoding DUF1990 domain-containing protein — protein sequence MKLSRGTPAQLERRVERLEFEALTYRPAGLTLREHERGLEQHRVVLGAGPATFGRAKLALRGWATHQSRWLRVFPDHQPPAEGQTVLVLLRGLGLCLSFGCRVVKVIDEPRRSGFAYGSLPGHPERGEELFLIEWHADDRVTFTLRALSRPATRLYRLGRPFGRLMRALGTRQYLQAMRRASAGTIQSR from the coding sequence GTGAAGCTCAGCCGAGGCACCCCGGCCCAGCTCGAGCGCCGCGTGGAGCGCCTGGAGTTCGAGGCCCTGACCTACCGCCCGGCGGGGCTGACCCTCAGGGAGCATGAACGGGGCCTGGAACAGCACCGCGTCGTTCTGGGCGCGGGACCGGCCACCTTCGGTCGGGCAAAACTGGCGTTGCGGGGCTGGGCCACCCACCAGTCACGCTGGCTGCGGGTGTTTCCGGACCACCAGCCGCCGGCCGAAGGGCAGACCGTGCTGGTGCTGCTGCGCGGGCTGGGCCTGTGCCTGAGTTTCGGCTGCCGCGTCGTCAAGGTGATCGATGAGCCGCGCCGCTCGGGCTTCGCTTACGGCAGCCTGCCGGGCCACCCCGAGCGCGGCGAGGAACTGTTTCTGATCGAGTGGCACGCCGACGACCGGGTGACGTTCACCCTGCGGGCGCTGAGTCGCCCGGCCACGCGGCTCTACCGGCTGGGCCGACCCTTCGGCCGCCTGATGCGTGCCCTCGGCACCCGGCAATACTTGCAGGCCATGCGGCGGGCCTCGGCTGGCACAATACAGTCCAGATGA